In Acidobacteriota bacterium, a single window of DNA contains:
- a CDS encoding transglutaminase domain-containing protein → MLILFVLFAAFPGGPLWCDESETAPAEDSLEAIPNPLEATVAMGTWARQRTRGLTDRLQRLQALHRPFVRPGPAFIEEITGPTPTARQAFETRRSDCVGFALLLSSLARELDIELRFVLAGQVATTDRSGTLEIQRGHLAVLFEGRVFDLAGEEAYDPQRHWTISRRTALALYHSNRGAQRLAQGSAAEAVEILWRALRLDPSLGTVWSNLGVALRRSGDTAGAVLAHEMALRIDPADPGARRNLGIACAEPLTD, encoded by the coding sequence GTGCTCATCCTATTCGTTCTCTTCGCGGCCTTCCCCGGCGGCCCACTATGGTGTGATGAATCGGAGACCGCGCCCGCCGAGGACTCCTTGGAGGCCATTCCCAATCCTTTGGAAGCCACCGTCGCCATGGGTACCTGGGCACGGCAAAGGACCCGCGGCCTCACCGACCGTCTTCAGCGACTCCAAGCTCTCCACCGACCCTTTGTGCGCCCCGGACCGGCTTTCATCGAGGAGATCACCGGCCCCACCCCCACTGCCCGTCAGGCCTTCGAGACCCGCCGCTCCGACTGTGTCGGGTTTGCTCTGCTCCTCTCCAGCCTGGCGCGGGAGCTGGACATCGAGCTGCGCTTCGTCCTCGCCGGACAGGTCGCGACGACGGACCGCTCCGGTACCTTGGAAATCCAGCGGGGACATCTGGCGGTGCTCTTCGAGGGACGGGTCTTCGATCTCGCCGGCGAGGAAGCCTACGATCCGCAGCGGCATTGGACCATCAGCCGACGCACCGCCTTGGCCCTCTACCACTCCAACCGTGGCGCCCAGCGCCTGGCCCAGGGCTCCGCCGCCGAGGCGGTGGAAATCCTTTGGCGAGCGCTGCGGCTAGACCCCTCCTTGGGTACCGTCTGGAGCAACCTCGGGGTCGCTTTGCGGCGCTCCGGAGATACCGCCGGAGCGGTGCTCGCCCACGAGATGGCCCTGCGTATCGATCCCGCCGACCCCGGAGCTCGGAGGAACCTGGGCATCGCCTGCGCCGAGCCCCTCACTGACTAG
- a CDS encoding putative metal-dependent hydrolase encodes MNDLRYPIGRFEHSGAVTDEELEGWIGHIEALPGQLAAAVVGLTDAQLDTPYRPEGWTIRQVVHHVPDSHLNAYVRFKWTLTEDRPTIKAYDEAAWAELPDTRLTPVATSLEFLRLLHAKWTVLLRSLGPQELQREFVHPEWGTVSLAHTVGTYAWHGRHHVAHINRAVEREGWR; translated from the coding sequence ATGAACGATTTGCGATACCCCATCGGCCGGTTCGAGCATTCCGGGGCGGTGACGGACGAAGAGCTCGAAGGCTGGATCGGCCACATCGAGGCGCTGCCGGGGCAGCTGGCGGCGGCAGTGGTGGGGCTGACGGATGCCCAGCTGGACACCCCCTACCGACCTGAGGGGTGGACCATCCGCCAGGTCGTCCATCACGTGCCGGACAGTCATCTGAACGCCTATGTCCGCTTCAAGTGGACCCTCACCGAGGATCGGCCGACCATCAAGGCCTACGACGAGGCGGCCTGGGCGGAGCTGCCGGACACCCGCCTCACTCCCGTCGCCACCAGTCTCGAATTCCTACGCCTGCTACACGCCAAGTGGACGGTGCTGCTGCGTTCCTTGGGACCTCAGGAGCTGCAGCGGGAGTTCGTCCACCCCGAGTGGGGCACCGTCTCCCTGGCCCACACCGTCGGTACCTACGCCTGGCACGGACGGCATCACGTGGCCCACATCAACCGGGCGGTGGAGCGGGAGGGCTGGCGTTAG